In Daphnia magna isolate NIES linkage group LG5, ASM2063170v1.1, whole genome shotgun sequence, a single genomic region encodes these proteins:
- the LOC116922753 gene encoding acetyl-CoA carboxylase isoform X3, translating into MAESRGSTSNNSVRLPNQVQVSFLVGSDSAEESGNPGPVSASTKEEEESGGNGGGDLCEDVISLGSQDTISDDSSTSGQDNKSIKQQKSLMRATMSQIHLRVKHRGMEANKDLNVATPEEFVRQFGGNRVINRVLIANNGIAAVKCMRSIRRWAYEMFRNERAIRFVVMVTPEDLKANAEYIKMADHYVPVPGGTNNNNYANVELILDIAKRMQVQAVWAGWGHASENPKLPELLIKNSIVFIGPPEKAMWALGDKIASSIVAQTADIPTLSWSGSGLKAEFRDKRIKISTELYRKGCVESAEEGLEAAQRIGFPVMIKASEGGGGKGIRKSESADDFANLFRQVQAEVQGSPIFIMKTAGCAHHLEVQILADQYGNAISLFGRDCSIQRRHQKIIEEAPCAIAPPHIFEQMEKAAVRLAKMVGYVSAGTVEYLYEADGSFYFLELNPRLQVEHPCTEMVSDVNLPAAQLQIAMGIPLYRIKSIRTLYRLNPWDNIPIDFENPPNPPTPWGHVIAARITSENPEEGFKPSSGTVQELNFRSSKNVWGYFSVAASGGLHEFADSQFGHCFSWGEDREEARENMVIALKELSIRGDFRTTVEYLITLLETEDFQRNNISTTWLDAMIAQRFKSEKPDHLLAVICGALHVADQTILNSFQHFQASLERGQVLPAYTLTNCVEVELIYEGTKYKIQTTKSGPNSYFLALNGSYKELEMHRLADGSLLLSVDGASYTTYMKEEVDRYRVVIGNQTCIFEKENDPTILRTPTAGKLLGFMVEEGGHVQAGQAYAEIEVMKMVMTVTVTESGCLYYNKRPGAILDPGAIIAHLDLDDASRIQRVQMFTGRFQDNEPGSTLPVWGDKLNQIYQSCRSVMDNTFAGYCLPEPFFQPKIKETIEKMMTVLKDPSLPLLELQDVISSISGRIPASVEKKIRKLMALYASNITSVLAQFPSQQVASVIDTHAATLQKRADRDVFFLTTQGIVQLVQRYRNGIRGRMKAVVHDLLKQYLAVESQFQNGHYDKSVSMLREKNKETMASVVATIFSHSQTTKKNLLVTQLIDHLWSHEPGLTDELATILKELTMLNRSENAKVALRARQVLIASHQPAYELRHNQMESIFLSAIDIYGHDFHPENLQKLIMSETSIFDVLHDFFSHPNRAVRMAALEVYVRRSYTSYELTCLQHKDLSENLCVVHFEFLLPSSHPNRIPHNKAANMNLAMSHIPSFDEVSNLVDLPTDLENCNRTGCMAAFSRLEDFENHFDEMMEVFEDSRPSTPESIDNGGSDSDAENCGVNMLSQSVTISHSYSNRSYMSNLNKQLVTEAIHIINVAIRYTEEVEDTVLSEKFTAICVQKRPQLIERGIRRITFVVLFRRQHPKFFTFRSRDNFNEDRIYRHLEPALAFQLEINRLRTYELEALPTSNQKMHLYLGKAKVAKGQEVTDYRFFIRSIIRHSDLITKEASFEYLQNEGERLLLEAMDELEVAFSHPYSRRTDCNHIFLNFVPTVIMDPSKIEESVRAMVMRYGPRLWKLRVLQAELKMIIRQTHNGKTVPIRLCLNNESGYYLDICMYRETTDPRTGVVKFEAYGPRHGPLHGLPISTPYMTKDYLQLKRFQAQSNGTTYVYDYPDMFRQTCKRMWNEHIARYPKENILLPELLVSSVELVLDVEGNLVEQKRLPGENNIGMVAWRVKLITPEYPTGREIIVICNDITFMIGSFGPQEDKLFLAASQLARALKIPRVYIAANSGARIGLAEEIKHLFRVAWVDNSDPEKGFKYIYLTPDDFKKVAAVNSVRAELIDEHGEARYRITDIIGKEDGLGVENLRHSGMIAGESSQAYNDIVTISLVSCRAIGIGAYLVRLGQRVIQIENSHIILTGYSALNRLLGREVYTSNSQLGGIQIMYNNGVSHRTDAHDLEGIQSILRWLSYMPKCKGSPLPINPIYDSIEREIKYVPTKAPYDPRWLLSGRQNPLHPDEWESGFFDRGSFDEIMAAWAQTVVCGRARLGGIPVGVIAVETRTVELNLPADPANLDSEAKVVSQAGQVWFPDSAYKTAQAILDFSREELPLIIFANWRGFSGGMKDMYEQVVKFGAYIVDGLREYKQPIMVYIPPFAELRGGAWVVIDPTINESYMEMYADPESRGGVLEPEGVVEVKFKLKDLLKTMARIDPVIQGLREKLSKPELNPAEKRSLEQQLNQREDLLAPMYRQVSTYFADLHDTPERMHEKGVIQDIVPWKKSRTFFYWRLRRRLLEKETVCQIIEVQRQLTHPQAEAMLRRWFVEDKGATDGYLWEDNRVAVDWLESQLKGDCRKPVLLENIRCLKRESALGQVRALIQETPEIGLDSIVHIVQNLSPAQRAEVAKAIGRLEGSPAPAPATAGQVVAPAGSAITSCSASVESSPSTAP; encoded by the exons ATGGCTGAAAGTAGAGGATCAACTAGCAACAATTCCGTTCGTCTCCCAAATCAA GTGCAGGTCAGTTTTCTTGTGGGGTCAGATAGTGCTGAGGAGAGCGGAAATCCTGGTCCGGTGTCTGCTTCTACCaaagaagaggaggaaagtGGGGGCAACGGTGGTGGCGATTTGTGTGAGGATGTCATCTCACTTGGAAGCCAAGACACTATATCGGATGATTCGTCTACTAGCGGACAGGACAACAAAAGCATTAAGCAGCAAAAGTCGTTAATGAG AGCTACTATGTCGCAGATTCATTTGCGTGTGAAACATCGTGGGATGGAGGCCAACAAAGACCTCAATGTGGCTACACCAGAAGAATTCGTTAGACAGTTTGGCGGCAATCGTGTAATCAATCGA GTATTGATTGCCAATAATGGCATTGCAGCTGTCAAATGCATGCGCTCCATACGTCGGTGGGCTTATGAAATGTTTCGTAACGAACGAGCTATCCGATTCGTCGTTATGGTTACCCCTGAAGACCTGaaag CCAATGCTGAGTATATCAAAATGGCTGACCATTACGTGCCCGTGCCTGGTGGTACAAACAACAATAACTATGCAAACGTCGAACTTATTTTGGACATTGCCAAGCGTAtgcag GTACAAGCAGTCTGGGCTGGATGGGGTCACGCTTCTGAAAATCCAAAATTACCGGAGctattaattaaaaatagcATAGTATTCATTGGACCTCCTGAAAAGGCCATGTGGGCACTAGGTGACAAAATAGCTTCGAGTATTGTGGCACAAACGGCCGATATCCCAACTCTTTCGTGGTCAGGATCTG GTCTGAAAGCTGAATTTCGTGATAAGCGAATAAAGATTTCTACAGAGTTGTACCGGAAGGGATGTGTTGAATCAGCTGAGGAAGGTCTAGAGGCTGCCCAGAGGATCGGATTTCCGGTCATGATCAAAGCCAGTGAGGGTGGCGGTGGTAAAGGCATCCGGAAATCTGAATCTGCTGATGATTTTGCTAACCTCTTCCGTCAG GTCCAAGCGGAAGTTCAGGGGTCTCCTATTTTTATCATGAAAACGGCCGGTTGCGCGCATCACTTGGAGGTTCAGATTTTGGCCGACCAGTACGGAAATGCTATTTCGCTCTTTGGCCGAGATTGCTCAATTCAAAGACGTCatcaaaaaattattgaagaaGCTCCTTGTGCCATTGCTCCACCTCatatttttgaacaaatgGAAAAG GCTGCTGTCCGCCTTGCGAAAATGGTCGGCTACGTCAGCGCGGGAACCGTCGAATATCTTTATGAAGCGGATGGAAGCTTCTACTTTTTGGAATTGAATCCTCGATTGCAG GTGGAGCATCCGTGCACTGAGATGGTGTCTGACGTAAATCTCCCAGCTGCCCAGCTACAAATTGCAATGGGAATTCCCTTGTATAGAATTAAATCGATTCGAACTTTATACCGCCTTAATCCTTGGGACAACATACcgattgattttgaaaatccTCCTAATCCCCCCACTCCATGGGGTCACGTCATCGCTGCTCGTATTACGAGCGAGAATCCCGAGGAAGGATTCAAA CCCAGCTCTGGTACAGTGCAGGAACTCAATTTCCGTTCCTCCAAAAATGTTTGGGGTTACTTTAGTGTTGCAGCCTCTGGTGGATTGCATGAATTCGCTGATTCGCAATTCGGGCATTGCTTTTCTTGGGGTGAAGATCGGGAAGAAGCTCGCGAAAACATGGTCATTGCACTTAAAG AGCTGTCTATTCGAGGAGACTTCCGCACAACGGTGGAGTACTTGATCACGCTACTGGAAACGGAAGATTTTCAGCGGAATAATATCAGTACGACATGGTTAGACGCCATGATTGCTCAACGGTTCAAATCGGAGAAACCTGATCATCTTCTGGCCGTCATCTGTGGTGCGCTACACGTAGCCGATCAGACCATCCTTAATTCTTTCCAGCACTTCCAAGCGTCGTTAGAAAGAGGTCAAGTTCTGCCGGCCTACACACTAACCAACTGCGTCGAAGTGGAGCTAATCTACGAAGGCACCAAATACAAAATACAGACGACAAAATCGGGACCCAATAGTTATTTCCTCGCGCTTAACGGATCGTACAAAGAACTGGAGATGCACAGGCTTGCCGATGGTTCGCTTCTCCTTTCTGTTGATGGTGCTAGCTACACCACCTACATGAAAGAAGAGGTCGACCGTTATCGGGTCGTCATTGGGAACCAGACCTGCATTtttgagaaagaaaacgacCCCACAATCCTTCGCACACCTACAGCAGGCAAACTACTTGGCTTTATGGTTGAGGAAGGTGGTCACGTTCAG GCCGGCCAAGCATATGCTGAAATTGAAGTGATGAAGATGGTGATGACTGTCACCGTAACGGAGTCAGGTTGTCTGTATTATAACAAACGGCCGGGTGCAATTTTAGATCCGGGAGCCATCATCGCCCATCTTGATTTGGATGACGCTTCCCGTATCCAGCGCGTTCAAATGTTTACTGGACGCTTTCAAGACAACGAGCCTGGCTCCACTCTTCCAGTATGGGGCGATAAACTGAACCAAATCTACCAAAGCTGTCGATCTGTTATGGATAATACCTTTGCTGGTTACTGCCTACCCGAACCTTTTTTCCAGCCAAAGATCAAGGAAACAATCGAGAAGATGATGACCGTACTCAAGGATCCCAGTTTACCGCTGTTAGAACTGCAGGATGTCATTTCTTCCATCTCTGGCCGAATTCCCGCTTcggttgaaaagaaaatacgaAAGCTCATGGCTCTTTACGCTAGTAATATTACTTCCGTCCTGGCTCAGTTTCCTAGTCAGCAGGTGGCAAGCGTTATCGACACGCACGCCGCCACGCTTCAGAAACGAGCCGATCGTGATGTCTTTTTCCTTACTACCCAAGGGATCGTCCAACTTGTCCAACGCTATCGCAACGGCATTCGGG GTCGGATGAAGGCAGTAGTGCACGATTTGTTGAAACAGTACTTGGCGGTAGAAAGTCAATTTCAAAACGGACATTACGATAAAAGCGTGTCAATGTTGCGCgagaaaaataaggaaactATGGCATCTGTTGTGGCTACTATCTTTTCTCATTCGCAGAcgacaaagaaaaatttgctGGTCACGCAGCTCATTGACCATCTTTGGAGCCACGAACCTGGTCTTACCGATGAATTGGCTACCATTCTCAAAGAACTAACTATGCTTAATCGCTCGGAAAATGCTAAGGTGGCTCTTAGGGCGAGACAG GTGCTGATTGCTTCTCATCAACCTGCTTACGAGCTTCGACACAATCAAATGGAGTCTATTTTCTTGTCGGCCATAGATATTTATGGTCACGACTTTCACCCAGAGAATCTCCAGAAACTCATCATGTCTGAGACGTCCATTTTTGACGTACTGCACGATTTCTTTTCGCATCCCAACCGGGCTGTCAGGATGGCTGCATTGGAAGTCTATGTTCGCCGTTCTTACACGTCATACGAATTAACATGCCTTCAACATAAGGATCTATCGGAAAATCTCTGTGTCGTTCATTTTGAA tttttacttccttcGTCACATCCTAATCGCATCCCTCACAACAAGGCTGCCAATATGAATTTGGCCATGTCTCACATCCCTAGTTTTGACGAAGTATCCAACCTAGTTGACCTACCCACCGACCTGGAAAACTGCAACCGAACTGGTTGCATGGCTGCTTTCTCTCGTCTGGAGGACTTTGAAAATCATTTTGATGAAATGATGGAGGTGTTCGAAGACTCACGACCCTCTACCCCCGAGAGCATAGATAACGGCGGCTCGGATTCGGATGCCGAAAATTGTGGGGTCAATATGCTTTCACAGTCAGTGACAATCTCTCATTCGTACTCGAATCGCTCTTATATGAGCAATCTCAACAAACAACTG GTTAccgaggcaattcacatcatTAACGTAGCCATTCGCTACACGGAAGAAGTGGAAGACACAGTTCTCAGCGAGAAGTTTACGGCGATTTGTGTTCAAAAGCGGCCACAGTTGATTGAACGCGGTATCCGTCGAATTACCTTTGTCGTTCTCTTCCGTCGGCAACATCCAAAGTTCTTTACCTTCCGCTCTCGAGACAATTTCAATGAGGATCGAATTTACAGACATCTTGAGCCTGCGCTTGCCTTTCAGCTTGAAATCAATCGATTACGCACCTACGAACTGGAGGCTTTGCCAACCTCCAACCAAAAAATGCATCTTTATTTAGGCAAGGCCAAAGTGGCCAAAGGACAGGAGGTAACTGATTATCGCTTCTTTATCAGATCTATCATTCGCCATTCTGATCTGATTACAAAAGAAGCGTCTTTTGAATATTTGCAAAACGAAG GTGAGCGATTGCTGCTGGAAGCCATGGATGAATTGGAAGTGGCCTTCTCCCATCCGTACAGCCGACGAACAGATTGCAATCATATATTCCTTAATTTTGTTCCAACGGTCATTATGGACCCTTCGAAGATTGAAGAGAGTGTTAGAGCCATGGTAATGCGTTACGGCCCGCGTTTGTGGAAACTTCGCGTTCTCCAG GCTGAGCTCAAGATGATCATCCGGCAGACGCATAATGGCAAAACCGTGCCTATCCGGTTGTGCCTCAACAATGAAAGTGGATATTACCTTGACATCTGCATGTATAGGGAAACCACTGATCCACGAACAGGAGTCGTCAAATTTGAAGCTTATGGACCTCGCCACGGTCCTCTTCACGGCCTTCCTATCTCAACCCCTTACATGACCAAAGATTACTTGCAGCTTAAACGATTCCAGGCGCAATCCAACGGCACAACGTATGTATACGATTATCCGGATATGTTTCGACAGACATGCAAACGTATGTGGAATGAACACATCGCCCGCTACCCGAAAGAGAACATTCTCCTTCCCGAATTATTAGTTTCCTCTGTCGAGTTGGTACTGGACGTCGAAGGAAATTTAGTCGAACAAAAAAGACTTCCGG GTGAGAATAATATCGGTATGGTAGCCTGGAGAGTCAAACTCATCACACCAGAGTACCCAACTGGCCGTGAAATCATTGTCATTTGCAATGATATCACCTTCATGATCGGCTCGTTTGGTCCACAAGAAGATAAGCTTTTTTTGGCCGCATCGCAGTTGGCCCGGGCACTCAAAATACCCCGTGTCTATATCGCTGCCAATAGCGGAGCGAGGATTGGTCTGGCAGAAGAGATCAAGCACCTCTTCCGTGTGGCGTGGGTTGACAATAGTGATCCGGAAAAGGGTTTTAAGTACATTTATCTGACTCCTGACGATTTCAAGAAAGTAGCAGCTGTGAATTCAGTTCGTGCTGAATTGATTGACGAGCATGGTGAGGCACGGTACAGAATTACAGACATTATTGGCAAGGAAGATGGTCTAGGCGTTGAGAATCTCCGTCATTCTGGAATGATTGCTGGAGAGTCTTCACAGGCCTACAAC GATATTGTGACAATTTCCTTGGTGTCATGTCGAGCCATTGGCATTGGCGCCTATCTGGTCCGACTAGGACAACGTGTCATCCAGATTGAAAATTCGCACATCATTTTAACGGGATACAGTGCTCTTAACAGACTATTGGGACGAGAGGTCTATACATCGAATTCTCAACTTGGTGGCATCCAAATTATGTACAATAACGGCGTTTCTCATCGTACGGACGCCCACGACTTGGAAGGTATCCAAAGTATTTTGCGTTGGCTGTCGTACATGCCCAAATGCAAGGGTTCACCTCTACCTATCAATCCGATTTACGATTCCATTGAACGTGAAATTAAGTACGTGCCAACCAAAGCACCTTACGATCCTCGATGGCTCCTATCTGGCAG GCAAAACCCACTTCATCCGGATGAATGGGAATCTGGGTTCTTTGACCGAGGATCATTTGATGAGATTATGGCTGCTTGGGCACAAACTGTCGTTTGTGGCAGGGCGAGACTAGGTGGTATCCCTGTAGGAGTTATTGCCGTCGAGACGCGCACGGTGGAACTCAACCTACCTGCTGATCCTGCCAATCTCGACTCTGAAGCCAAAGTAGTTTCACAAGCTGGACAG GTCTGGTTCCCTGATTCCGCTTATAAGACGGCTCAAGCTATTTTAGATTTTAGCCGCGAAGAATTGCCTTTGATCATTTTTGCCAATTGGCGTGGTTTTTCGGGAGGAATGAAGGACATGTACGAGCAG GTGGTTAAATTCGGCGCATATATTGTGGATGGATTGCGTGAATACAAACAGCCCATAATGGTCTATATCCCACCATTTGCCGAGCTTCGTGGTGGAGCCTGGGTCGTTATTGACCCAACTATTAACGAATCGTACATGGAAATGTATGCGGATCCAGAATCGCGCGGGGGCGTGCTGGAACCGGAGGGCGTAGTCGAGGTCAAGTTCAAACTCAAGGATTTGCTCAAGACTATGGCACGCATTGATCCGGTCATACAAGGACTGCGCGAGAAACTGTCCAAGCCGGAATTGAACCCAGCAGAGAAAAGAAGCCTGGAGCAGCAACTAAACCAACGTGAAGATTTACTAGCCCCAATGTATCGCCAG GTTTCGACGTATTTCGCCGACTTGCACGACACACCAGAACGTATGCATGAGAAAGGCGTTATTCAGGATATCGTCCCGTGGAAAAAATCGCGTACGTTCTTCTACTGGCGTTTGCGACGCCGCCTCCTGGAAAAAGAAACCGTGTGTCAAATTATTGAAGTTCAGCGGCAACTTACTCATCCGCAAGCCGAAGCCATGCTTCGTCGTTGGTTTGTGGAAGACAAAGGAGCAACCGATGGCTACCTATGGGAAGACAATCGAGTCGCTGTTGATTGGCTAGAGAGCCAACTCAAG GGTGATTGTCGCAAGCCTGTTCTATTGGAGAACATTCGCTGTTTGAAGCGCGAATCTGCCCTTGGTCAGGTCCGTGCTTTAATACAAGAGACCCCTGAAATCGGACTGGACTCAATTGTGCACATTGTACAAAATTTGAGTCCCGCTCAACGAGCTGAAGTGGCCAAAGCCATAGGTCGTCTAGAAGGAAGCCCGGCGCCTGCCCCCGCTACGGCAGGTCAGGTAGTGGCTCCTGCCGGAAGCGCCATTACGAGCTGTAGTGCTTCCGTAGAAAGCAGCCCTAGTACTGCCCCATGA